The sequence below is a genomic window from Streptomyces sp. V1I1.
GACGATCCCTATGCCCGCGTCCTGGCAGGCGAGACAGGTTTCCGCCTCCTGGAGCGCTACACCGGCGCCGGCACCGTGCCCTTCCTGGCGATACGCACCAAGTACCTCGACGAGGCGGCCTTGAAGTCCGTTGCCAAGCACTCCGCTCGCCAAGTGGCCTTCGTCGCCGCCGGCATGGACACCCGCGCCTGGCGGCTGGCCTGGCCCGACGGCACTGTTGTGTACGAGCTCGACCGGCCCGCCCTGCTGGAGGCCAAGCGGCAGATACTCGACGGCCGGCCGGTCCCGGCCGGCCGCGAGCGCCGCCCCGTGGGAGTCGACCTCGCCGGGGACTGGACCACCACCTTGACCGGAGCGGGCTTCAACCCCGCCGAGCCCACCGTGTGGGTCATGGAGGGACTGTTGTTCTTCCTTCCCGAACCCGCCGTCCGAGACCTCCTGGCGGGCCTGCGCACGCTGTCCGGCCCCGGCAGCCTCCTCGTCGGAGATATGGCCAGCCGAGCCTCGCTCGCCAATCCCCTGGCTCGCGAGTTCCTCTCCGCCCTTCGCGAGGACGGAGCTCCCTGGCAGTTCGGCAGCGACGAGCCCGAGGAGTTCCTGAGCTCCTGCGGCTGGCACGCGCGCGAGGTGCATCAACCCGGTGAGGAAGGCGCCTCGTTCGGCCGCTGGCCCTACCCCGTGGCACCGCGCGCGATGCGTCACGTTCCGCGTTCCTTCCTCTTCACCGCCGAGCCCCTCTCGGAGTAGCACCCGGCGCACGAGGCGGCAACCGCAGGGCGGTCAGGCAGCCTTAACCGTCTGTTGGAGAGCTGGTTACGGCCCGGACAACCGCTGGCCATAACTTGGGCGAGGAGTGACCATTTCGCAAAGAGGCATACCCTACCCCGGTATTGTAGCGATAGAATGACAATGACAACGTGTGCTAGTTACCACTCCTGAAGCACACCCCCGCCGGGTATGGGCACCAGGCCCGAACCGGCTCGCGTCTCCGAGCGGGGCGATCCCCCGCAACGGCGCTTTACCAGCCACAGGCTGACTGCGGAACGGCCCTTCCCTGGCGCCGTCCCTGGACACCGTCCTCCCTCTACGCCCCCGCGCGCAGTCCGGCGCGTCCGATGCCGTTTGGCGTCGTGCGACGGACCCCCGCAACCCAAAGGAGAACAGGACCGTGACTACCAGCTCATCGCAGGACTTTCAGCAACGCATCATCGGCGACGCCGCGACGGCGGTGCGCGCCCTGACCGTCGCTCTGGGAGAGCGTCTGGGGCTGTACGCAGCACTGGCCGACTCTCCGTCCCTGACCGCCGCCGAACTGGCCGAACAGGCCGGCATCCAGGAGATGTACGCGCGCGAGTGGCTCCACGCCCAGGTCAGCGGCGGCTACGTGGAGACGGACCCGTCAGGTACCCATTTCCGGCTGCCCGAAGAACACGTACCAGTCCTGGCCGGCAGCGACTCCGACGTCTTCACCGCTCCGTTCTTCTCCGCCCTCAAGGCCCTGTACGGCACCGAGGACAGCCTGGTCGACGCCTACCGCAACGGCGGCGGTGTCGGCTGGGACGAACACGACGGCGCGCTCGATGATTCCCTGGGCCGCTTCTTCCTGACCGGATACCGCGCCCACCTGGTGGACCAGTGGATCCCGTCCCTGGAGGAGGTTCCC
It includes:
- a CDS encoding SAM-dependent methyltransferase — translated: MEAVSCTAQWTAAARALESDRDDRLFDDPYARVLAGETGFRLLERYTGAGTVPFLAIRTKYLDEAALKSVAKHSARQVAFVAAGMDTRAWRLAWPDGTVVYELDRPALLEAKRQILDGRPVPAGRERRPVGVDLAGDWTTTLTGAGFNPAEPTVWVMEGLLFFLPEPAVRDLLAGLRTLSGPGSLLVGDMASRASLANPLAREFLSALREDGAPWQFGSDEPEEFLSSCGWHAREVHQPGEEGASFGRWPYPVAPRAMRHVPRSFLFTAEPLSE